A stretch of Paraburkholderia phenazinium DNA encodes these proteins:
- a CDS encoding tetratricopeptide repeat protein yields the protein MTPASTLAPSHAETVQSAAMLCSTGKFAEALALVQPILEARASVAVPVLVGTLSVAAIAAHGLNRSTEAETYWRESIALKPDFADGYNNLGMLLKGLGRLSEAEAMFRSVVAIRPDQAQAYNNLGAVLCGLKRLPDAEAAYRQALAVRPDYAEAHYNLGIVLYELRRLHEAEAAYRQSLALRPGSAETHNNLGNVLKELGRFPEADQAYRQALTIRPQYPEALNNLGSVLKLLTRLSEAELACRLAVTIRPGYAEAHNNLGTVMADLKKLPEAEACYRQALALRPDYAEACYNLGIVLHGMNRLADAEAIYREALHINPNGVEAHNNLGSVLQVLERWSEAAVAYQQAIALRPNVVEAHYNLGNVRKELNRLEEAEAAYRQAIAIRPDYADAKFALATLLLSTGAFEEGWRLYESRYQKPDYIHPKTVAMLPCQHWRGDDLAGKSLLIWQEDGLGDILQFSRYLPLLKARGAATITVVCMAPLHRLMAAVEGVDAVLDHQGALRLASGFDRWTSLLSAPLHLHTTPDTIPPAGHLKLAEPLLDQWRSRLEALPAGHKVGLVWKGNPRHHNDANRSLPSLTTLAPLWSLPDVQFVSLQKGQAEDEAQCPPDGQPLLHLGSEVADLADSAAIIAQLDLVICVDTSIGHLAASMGKPCWIMLPGHGIDWRWMHERSDSPWYPHTVRLFRQAASESWPAVVERVREACMVEFAAPLALES from the coding sequence ATGACTCCGGCATCGACGCTCGCGCCCTCCCATGCAGAAACCGTACAGTCCGCGGCTATGCTCTGTTCCACCGGGAAATTCGCCGAGGCGCTGGCATTGGTACAGCCTATCCTCGAAGCGCGTGCCAGCGTCGCCGTACCCGTACTCGTCGGAACACTTAGCGTCGCCGCAATCGCGGCGCACGGTCTGAACCGGTCCACCGAAGCGGAGACGTACTGGCGCGAGTCGATCGCGCTAAAGCCCGATTTCGCAGATGGCTATAACAACCTCGGCATGTTGCTGAAGGGGCTTGGCCGCCTGTCAGAAGCGGAGGCAATGTTCCGCAGCGTCGTGGCCATCCGCCCCGATCAGGCCCAGGCGTATAACAACCTTGGTGCAGTGCTGTGTGGTCTCAAGCGTCTGCCTGACGCAGAGGCGGCCTACCGGCAGGCGCTCGCCGTACGTCCCGATTACGCGGAGGCGCACTACAACCTGGGCATCGTCCTCTACGAACTGCGCCGTTTGCATGAGGCTGAGGCCGCTTACCGGCAATCGCTGGCGTTGCGGCCCGGTTCTGCCGAGACGCACAACAACCTGGGCAACGTGCTCAAGGAACTGGGCCGCTTTCCCGAGGCGGATCAGGCTTACCGTCAGGCGTTGACGATCCGCCCTCAGTATCCCGAGGCGCTCAATAACCTGGGCAGCGTGCTCAAGCTGCTCACGCGGCTATCCGAAGCGGAACTCGCCTGCCGGCTGGCCGTGACGATCCGTCCGGGCTACGCCGAGGCGCACAACAATCTCGGCACCGTAATGGCCGACCTCAAAAAGCTGCCCGAAGCCGAGGCGTGCTACCGGCAGGCGCTAGCGCTGCGTCCCGATTACGCGGAGGCGTGCTACAACCTTGGCATCGTGCTGCACGGGATGAATCGGCTCGCTGATGCGGAGGCGATTTATCGCGAGGCGCTGCACATCAATCCGAACGGTGTCGAAGCGCATAACAACCTGGGCAGTGTCCTCCAGGTACTCGAGCGCTGGTCGGAAGCTGCTGTTGCATACCAGCAGGCGATCGCGCTGCGTCCCAATGTCGTCGAGGCCCATTACAACCTTGGCAACGTCCGGAAGGAGCTCAATCGGCTAGAGGAAGCCGAAGCAGCATACCGGCAGGCGATCGCGATCCGCCCAGACTATGCCGATGCGAAATTCGCTCTCGCGACACTGCTGCTCAGCACCGGTGCGTTCGAAGAGGGCTGGCGGCTTTATGAGTCCCGCTATCAGAAGCCGGACTATATCCACCCGAAGACTGTCGCGATGTTGCCCTGTCAGCACTGGCGTGGCGATGATCTCGCCGGCAAGTCGTTGTTGATCTGGCAAGAGGATGGCCTCGGCGACATTCTGCAGTTCAGCCGCTATCTTCCGCTCCTCAAGGCGCGGGGCGCGGCCACGATTACGGTTGTCTGCATGGCCCCGCTGCACCGCCTGATGGCTGCCGTGGAGGGCGTCGATGCAGTGCTCGACCATCAAGGCGCGTTGCGGCTGGCGTCCGGATTCGACCGCTGGACCAGCCTGCTCAGTGCGCCGCTGCATCTGCATACCACCCCGGACACCATTCCGCCCGCCGGTCACCTGAAGCTCGCCGAGCCGCTTCTCGATCAGTGGCGCTCCCGGCTCGAGGCGCTGCCTGCAGGGCACAAGGTTGGGCTGGTGTGGAAAGGCAACCCGCGACATCACAATGACGCCAACCGGTCACTACCGTCGTTGACAACGCTGGCGCCGCTGTGGAGTTTGCCGGATGTCCAGTTCGTGAGCCTGCAGAAAGGACAGGCCGAAGACGAGGCGCAGTGTCCTCCAGATGGGCAGCCACTGCTGCATCTCGGCTCGGAAGTAGCGGATCTGGCCGATAGTGCTGCGATCATCGCGCAGCTCGATCTGGTGATCTGCGTCGATACGTCGATTGGTCACCTGGCTGCCTCGATGGGCAAGCCTTGCTGGATCATGCTGCCAGGGCACGGTATCGACTGGCGGTGGATGCATGAACGCAGCGACTCGCCGTGGTATCCGCACACGGTGCGACTGTTCCGGCAAGCGGCAAGCGAAAGCTGGCCCGCGGTGGTCGAGCGGGTTCGTGAAGCGTGTATGGTGGAATTCGCGGCGCCGCTTGCTTTGGAGAGCTGA
- a CDS encoding head GIN domain-containing protein, translated as MRPSIVRLAVVAAGSILASVALAQSNNGAIMRVDSPVAVSPGAGADKSEARQPGKFSGIDLRAPVDVTFSTGANTSVTVSGPADVVPLVLTTVKDNVLTIQLTDSVMLRRPIKVTVTGPSLLAVSLSGSGSLNASGLSGDSLNLDVSGSGSIVASGQVATVNVSIKGSGGVDARSVHAKTLNASMRGSGDLRGYAANTAIVSLTGSGDVRVVGNPPTKIVNRTGSGDVHFE; from the coding sequence ATGAGACCGTCCATCGTTCGCCTGGCCGTCGTAGCGGCTGGCAGCATCCTCGCCAGTGTTGCGCTAGCCCAGAGCAACAACGGCGCCATCATGCGTGTCGATTCACCGGTAGCGGTGTCCCCCGGCGCAGGCGCAGATAAGTCGGAAGCGCGCCAGCCCGGCAAGTTTTCGGGCATTGACTTGCGTGCGCCCGTGGATGTGACTTTTTCTACCGGCGCGAATACGTCCGTTACGGTTTCCGGTCCGGCCGATGTCGTGCCACTGGTGCTTACGACCGTGAAAGACAATGTATTGACTATCCAGCTTACGGATTCGGTGATGCTGAGGAGGCCGATCAAGGTGACGGTTACCGGTCCGTCGCTGCTTGCGGTGAGTCTGTCCGGTTCGGGATCGCTGAATGCTTCCGGTCTCAGCGGCGATTCTCTGAACCTCGACGTCTCCGGTTCTGGCTCGATCGTGGCATCGGGCCAGGTCGCCACGGTCAATGTCTCGATCAAAGGCTCGGGCGGAGTAGACGCGCGTTCGGTCCATGCGAAAACGCTAAATGCGAGTATGAGGGGCTCCGGCGATTTGCGAGGATATGCGGCGAACACGGCAATCGTCTCTCTAACGGGATCCGGTGACGTTCGGGTTGTTGGCAATCCACCAACGAAAATAGTGAACCGGACCGGCTCCGGGGATGTGCATTTCGAATAG